The stretch of DNA CAGCCCCTATTATATTGAGCCCTATACCTTTTTTAGCCATATCAGATATCGTTAGTTGTCCTGACGCAAATACAATACTGTTTGGTGCCGTTGCGACTGGCAAACAAAATGCGAAACTACAGGAAATTACCGCGGGGATCATAATAAGCTCGATAGGGATGCCCTTCTCTATGGCGACGCTTGCTAATATTGGCATAAATAAAGTAGCGGTGGCTGTATTTGAAGTCACTTCCGTTAAAAACGACAAACTTAAACACAAAGACAACAATAATAAAAACATCGGCAAAGCAAAAGCAGATGATAGTTGCTGTCCAATTAATTCACTTAGACCTGATGCAGCAAAACCCTTTGCTAAACAAATACCGCTACTAAATAGGATAAGCATATCCCACGGAATCGTTTTTGCTTGCTGCCAGTCTAAAATAGGTTTGTCATCGTCACCTATTACTATGGCCATTAACATTGCTCCAAACAGCGCTATAGTTGCGTCGCCAACTTGATCTATACCTGTCAACTCCGCCCAACCACCAAACGGATGCTTCCTAAATATCCACATCATCGCAATAATGAAAAAGATAAGTAATGCGCGTTTTTCGCTTTTTCGCCATATTCCAACTTCCGGTAGCTCTAGTTTGTGTTGGAGTGAGATTCCGCGACTTAAATACAAAGCAACAACAGGAATAGTCACTACAACGACAGGAATACCGTATTTCATCCATTCAACAAAGCCGAACTCTTGACCAGCAAAGGTCTCGTATACTGATGCAAATATAACGTTTGGCGGTGTACCTATTAGTGTTCCAACGCCGCCAATACTTGCAGAGAAAGC from Psychrosphaera aestuarii encodes:
- a CDS encoding SLC13 family permease: MGISKQSLIWLAPLIALFAGIMTVELGQPADIAITLGITVWVGIWWVTEAVPIPFASLIPFIFLPTFGIIDFKEASSAFGSHVIILLLGAFLLAKGLESSGVHKRIAFSIINAIGGTSAFRIVFAFMVASSILSMWISNTATVLALIPVATAIALSAKNRDFAVALLLGLAFSASIGGVGTLIGTPPNVIFASVYETFAGQEFGFVEWMKYGIPVVVVTIPVVALYLSRGISLQHKLELPEVGIWRKSEKRALLIFFIIAMMWIFRKHPFGGWAELTGIDQVGDATIALFGAMLMAIVIGDDDKPILDWQQAKTIPWDMLILFSSGICLAKGFAASGLSELIGQQLSSAFALPMFLLLLSLCLSLSFLTEVTSNTATATLFMPILASVAIEKGIPIELIMIPAVISCSFAFCLPVATAPNSIVFASGQLTISDMAKKGIGLNIIGAVIVSTVVYIIQ